In the genome of Cupriavidus taiwanensis, one region contains:
- a CDS encoding hybrid sensor histidine kinase/response regulator: MKRLMPADTSAALPLSIRQIRYLVYLFSACVVGLTVLSWGVLLHYRLREAIDRQGMVLHAQSEQLQSTLHLAEALTVRAQGSLARLSDIGLADDVAAVSDAQWSERLQRRGDRPYIALLVPPASASQPAKRLKDLAHVMTFTFRVNNLQYRDVQSAYLIDLHADQLYVIPRRLNPARMLLQRDDARQVFLRDTLQRLRNDALLARLRARPGQAVMLPPAQDWISGIRTVTFATLVQDGGEPAAVLAMEFPLSPMLPDDPAEDGGFMLLTDAGMVLGADGMPAGPLEAPVAAALAAGGARPGTVRSSLVRYGLLRHVVVLDYPLDAWGWRTVSVVDLARVWRQFRENTLWMVGLTGSLSLLIFAWIWLIDRRIMRPAQRQSLRLQESDALGRFVIEVAGVGLMIVERNTRQVLLANAAAQVLIDQATPAGLVQLQDACEARLASCDASAEGPPQVLPCFDVDMACSNGETRYLEVRLVQITYEVRAALLCALNDVTEVRRGEARLREAIRAADAANRAKSAFLATMSHEIRTPLNGMLGSIELLSMTRLEPRQRDQLAVMQHASQSLIDIINDVLDFSKIEAGQMSLQPRPCRLDEVVEEVTRGFAAEAARKHLRLLCINDPSLSEPVMADVVKLEQILNNLVSNAVKFTEQGKVIVTARRMRLAQGGGAEGVEIRVVDTGIGIAAHDQRRLFEPFVQAEQPDTRHYGGTGLGLSICRRLVELMRGEIRVVSEPGLGSCFIVSLPLASAGIPAPAEPWPQAGLRGLTVGLNVTLQELYQGVEQLLRYYGARAVRYDPGAPPVTPVDVLVCDEEALSACPDADVVISALAPIAPDLTQTPVVASPYAWQGLVAAIAAAAGAEVDEGPASAPARAEAPAAQLALLLVEDHPINQVVMREQLESLGQSVDLAHDGPEALSLASGRHYDLILTDLQMPGMDGFTLARRLREAGHAMPIVAITASVGPDVAERCRHAGIDRCLTKPVGLATLRELLEDISGTRVSARTVPDLQAGGAVLHADALRSDQRALAEALRAGDADTFAQRLHGLAGALSVMGHPVQSQACRWLEQTVRRAGLGAVGADWQAIHAELEQLAERLEAQCGSHAA, from the coding sequence CGCCGCATTGCCGTTGAGCATTCGCCAGATCCGCTATCTGGTCTATCTGTTCTCGGCCTGCGTGGTGGGCCTGACCGTATTGTCCTGGGGCGTGCTGCTCCATTACCGCCTGCGCGAGGCGATCGACCGGCAGGGCATGGTGCTGCACGCGCAGTCCGAACAGCTGCAGTCCACGCTGCACCTTGCCGAGGCGCTGACCGTGCGCGCGCAGGGATCGCTGGCGCGGCTGTCCGATATTGGCCTCGCCGACGATGTCGCGGCGGTCAGCGACGCGCAATGGTCCGAGCGCCTGCAGCGCCGCGGCGACCGGCCCTACATCGCGTTGCTGGTGCCGCCCGCGAGCGCCAGCCAGCCTGCCAAGCGGCTGAAGGACCTGGCCCACGTCATGACGTTCACCTTCCGCGTCAACAACCTGCAATACCGCGATGTGCAGAGCGCTTACCTGATCGACCTGCACGCCGACCAGCTGTACGTCATTCCGCGCCGGCTGAATCCGGCGCGCATGCTGCTGCAGCGCGACGACGCGCGCCAGGTGTTCCTGCGCGACACCCTGCAGCGGCTGCGCAACGATGCGCTGCTGGCGCGCCTGCGTGCCCGTCCGGGCCAGGCGGTGATGCTGCCGCCGGCGCAGGACTGGATCAGCGGCATCCGCACGGTCACCTTTGCCACGCTGGTGCAGGACGGCGGCGAACCTGCCGCGGTGCTGGCGATGGAGTTCCCGCTGTCCCCGATGCTCCCCGACGACCCGGCCGAGGATGGCGGCTTCATGCTGCTGACCGATGCCGGCATGGTGCTGGGCGCCGACGGCATGCCGGCAGGCCCGCTCGAGGCGCCCGTCGCCGCGGCGCTGGCGGCGGGCGGCGCGCGGCCGGGCACGGTGCGTTCATCGCTGGTGCGGTACGGGCTGCTGCGGCACGTGGTGGTGCTGGACTATCCGCTCGACGCCTGGGGCTGGCGCACCGTGAGCGTGGTCGACCTCGCCCGCGTGTGGCGGCAGTTCCGGGAGAACACGCTGTGGATGGTGGGGCTGACCGGTTCGCTGTCGCTGCTGATCTTCGCGTGGATCTGGCTGATCGACCGGCGCATCATGCGGCCGGCGCAGCGCCAGTCCCTGCGCTTGCAGGAGAGCGATGCGCTGGGTCGCTTCGTGATCGAGGTGGCGGGCGTGGGCCTGATGATCGTCGAACGCAACACGCGCCAGGTGCTGCTGGCCAATGCCGCAGCCCAGGTGCTCATCGACCAGGCCACGCCTGCCGGCCTGGTGCAACTGCAGGACGCCTGCGAAGCGCGCCTGGCAAGCTGCGATGCCAGTGCCGAGGGCCCGCCGCAGGTGCTGCCTTGCTTCGACGTCGACATGGCCTGCAGCAATGGCGAGACGCGCTATCTGGAGGTCCGCCTGGTGCAGATCACCTACGAGGTGCGCGCGGCGCTGCTGTGCGCGCTCAACGACGTCACCGAGGTGCGGCGCGGCGAGGCGCGCCTGCGAGAGGCCATCCGCGCGGCGGATGCCGCCAACCGGGCCAAGTCCGCGTTCCTGGCAACCATGAGCCACGAAATCCGCACCCCCCTCAACGGCATGCTGGGCAGCATCGAACTGCTGAGCATGACCCGGCTCGAGCCGCGCCAGCGCGACCAGCTCGCCGTAATGCAGCACGCCTCGCAATCGCTGATCGACATCATCAACGACGTGCTCGACTTCAGCAAGATCGAGGCCGGGCAAATGTCGCTGCAGCCGCGGCCGTGCCGGCTTGACGAGGTGGTCGAGGAAGTGACCCGGGGCTTTGCCGCCGAAGCCGCGCGCAAGCACCTGCGCCTGCTGTGCATCAACGATCCGTCGCTGTCCGAGCCGGTGATGGCCGACGTGGTCAAGCTGGAACAGATCCTGAACAACCTGGTCAGCAACGCGGTCAAGTTCACCGAACAGGGCAAGGTGATCGTCACGGCCAGGCGCATGCGGCTTGCGCAGGGCGGCGGCGCCGAAGGCGTCGAAATCCGTGTGGTCGATACCGGCATCGGCATTGCGGCGCACGACCAGCGCCGCCTGTTCGAGCCGTTCGTGCAGGCCGAGCAGCCCGATACGCGCCACTACGGCGGCACGGGGCTAGGCTTGTCGATCTGCAGGCGGCTGGTCGAGCTGATGCGCGGCGAGATCCGCGTGGTCAGCGAGCCGGGCCTGGGCAGCTGCTTCATTGTCAGCCTGCCGCTGGCGAGCGCCGGCATTCCGGCGCCCGCGGAGCCCTGGCCGCAGGCCGGGCTGCGCGGCTTGACCGTCGGCCTGAACGTCACCTTGCAGGAGCTCTACCAGGGCGTCGAGCAGCTGCTGCGGTACTACGGCGCACGCGCGGTCCGGTACGATCCCGGCGCACCGCCGGTGACGCCGGTCGACGTGCTGGTCTGCGACGAAGAGGCGCTGTCGGCCTGCCCCGATGCCGATGTGGTGATTTCCGCGCTGGCACCGATCGCGCCGGACCTGACCCAGACCCCGGTGGTGGCCTCGCCTTATGCCTGGCAGGGCCTGGTCGCGGCCATCGCGGCCGCGGCGGGTGCGGAGGTGGACGAGGGGCCCGCCAGCGCGCCGGCGCGTGCCGAGGCGCCCGCTGCGCAGCTGGCCCTGCTGCTGGTGGAGGACCATCCCATCAACCAGGTGGTCATGCGCGAGCAGCTGGAAAGCCTGGGCCAATCGGTCGACCTGGCCCACGACGGTCCCGAAGCGCTGTCGCTGGCGTCGGGCCGGCACTACGACCTGATCCTGACCGACCTGCAGATGCCGGGCATGGACGGCTTCACGCTGGCGCGGCGCCTGCGCGAGGCGGGACATGCCATGCCCATCGTCGCCATCACGGCGAGCGTGGGACCCGATGTGGCCGAGCGCTGCCGGCACGCCGGCATCGACCGCTGCCTGACCAAGCCGGTCGGCCTGGCGACGCTGCGCGAGCTGCTGGAAGATATTTCCGGCACCCGCGTGTCCGCACGCACGGTGCCCGACCTGCAAGCCGGCGGCGCCGTGCTGCATGCGGATGCGCTGCGCAGCGACCAGCGCGCGCTGGCCGAAGCGCTGCGCGCCGGCGATGCCGACACCTTCGCCCAGCGCCTGCATGGGCTGGCCGGCGCACTGTCGGTGATGGGCCATCCGGTGCAGAGCCAGGCCTGCCGCTGGCTTGAGCAGACCGTGCGGCGCGCCGGGCTGGGCGCCGTCGGCGCCGACTGGCAAGCCATCCACGCCGAACTGGAGCAGCTGGCGGAGCGACTGGAGGCGCAGTGCGGCAGCCACGCCGCCTGA
- a CDS encoding MDR family MFS transporter: protein MTPEPQSPQPAGQVLPFRESLLAMLGVAFVVMLVALDQTVVGTALPTVVAELQGFEYYAWVATAYLLTSVITVPVFGRLGDYYGRKPFVLASIVVFSVASALCGMAPNMPFLVAARALQGIGGGMLVGTAFACIADLFPDSHVRLRWQVMLSAAFGIANAIGPSLGGLLTEWYGWRAVFYVNLPVGVLGLWFAWRYLPHLRQQAHRGPIRVDWLGALLIAAGLGSLQMSVELLPARGLDAYTAGLLVLAVVALVALWQWERRCAHPILPVEMFRDPGLAPLFKLSVFAGFTMFALLLYAPLLFQGGFGYSPKEAGVLITPLVVCITVGSILNGRIVTRIRRPNTMLYAGFGMLALSCLGLSQATRGMPHGVLMVIMLVGGLGLGFIMPNLTVFAQQTAGREHLGIATAMLQSLRMVGGMVGTAIVGTLVTRSYTGGVEQALSGADAIQWAARMADPQVLIDKASQLALLGQLEQAGHNGALLLEQARVSLVGSIHLGLVVAGAAAALGVWCARQVPSIKLTRGPAPAMAAE, encoded by the coding sequence ATGACCCCCGAACCACAAAGTCCTCAGCCTGCCGGCCAGGTCCTGCCGTTTCGCGAGTCGCTGCTGGCCATGCTGGGCGTGGCCTTCGTGGTGATGCTGGTGGCGCTGGACCAGACCGTGGTCGGGACGGCGCTGCCCACGGTGGTGGCGGAGCTGCAGGGGTTCGAGTACTACGCGTGGGTCGCCACGGCCTACCTGTTGACCTCGGTGATTACCGTGCCGGTATTCGGCCGGCTGGGCGACTACTACGGACGCAAGCCGTTCGTGCTGGCATCGATCGTGGTGTTCTCGGTGGCCTCGGCGTTGTGCGGCATGGCGCCGAACATGCCGTTCCTGGTGGCGGCGCGCGCGCTGCAGGGCATCGGCGGCGGCATGCTGGTCGGTACGGCCTTTGCCTGCATCGCCGACCTGTTTCCGGATTCGCACGTGCGGCTACGCTGGCAGGTGATGCTGAGCGCGGCGTTCGGCATTGCCAATGCGATCGGTCCGTCGCTGGGCGGGCTGCTGACGGAGTGGTATGGCTGGCGCGCGGTGTTCTACGTCAACCTGCCGGTGGGCGTGCTGGGGCTGTGGTTTGCCTGGCGCTACCTGCCGCATCTGCGCCAGCAGGCGCATCGCGGGCCGATCCGGGTCGACTGGCTGGGGGCGCTGCTGATCGCGGCCGGGCTCGGCAGCTTGCAGATGAGCGTGGAATTGCTGCCGGCGCGTGGCCTCGACGCCTATACCGCGGGCCTGCTCGTGCTGGCGGTGGTGGCACTGGTGGCGCTGTGGCAGTGGGAGCGGCGCTGCGCCCATCCAATCCTGCCGGTCGAGATGTTCCGCGACCCGGGGCTGGCGCCGCTGTTCAAGCTGTCGGTGTTCGCGGGTTTCACCATGTTCGCGCTGCTGCTGTATGCGCCGCTGTTGTTCCAGGGCGGCTTCGGCTACTCGCCGAAGGAGGCAGGCGTATTGATCACGCCGCTGGTGGTCTGCATCACCGTCGGCAGCATCCTGAACGGCCGCATCGTCACGCGCATCCGCCGGCCCAATACCATGCTCTATGCCGGCTTTGGCATGCTGGCGCTGTCGTGCCTGGGGCTGTCGCAGGCCACGCGCGGCATGCCGCATGGCGTGCTGATGGTCATCATGCTGGTCGGCGGGCTGGGCCTGGGCTTTATCATGCCCAACCTGACGGTGTTCGCGCAGCAGACCGCGGGCCGCGAGCACCTCGGCATCGCCACGGCCATGCTGCAGTCGCTGCGCATGGTGGGCGGCATGGTCGGCACGGCGATTGTGGGCACGCTGGTGACGCGCAGCTATACCGGCGGCGTCGAGCAGGCGCTGTCCGGCGCCGATGCGATCCAGTGGGCAGCGCGCATGGCCGACCCGCAGGTGCTGATCGACAAGGCGTCGCAGCTGGCGCTGCTCGGCCAGCTGGAGCAGGCCGGGCACAATGGCGCATTGCTGCTGGAGCAGGCGCGCGTGTCGCTGGTGGGGTCCATCCACCTCGGCCTGGTAGTGGCGGGCGCAGCGGCCGCGCTGGGCGTGTGGTGCGCGCGCCAGGTGCCATCGATCAAGCTGACCCGCGGTCCGGCGCCGGCGATGGCGGCGGAGTGA
- a CDS encoding tripartite tricarboxylate transporter substrate binding protein, whose translation MKLRYLLTAITCCIAAHMPAALAAYPEKSIRLIVPWAAGGSTDALARAVAQRLSESMGQPVVVDNRAGASGRIGADTLAKSAPDGYTLGVIELAHTVAPSVFRQMPYDVLRDFAPVSLLGEAPLILFADSAQYRAGEIQRFLADSRKAGTPLQLATSGNGSISHLAAKMLESQVGIPVDAVPYRGSAPALTDVSAQLVKGHFATLASGSSLLGGNKISALMVTGPVRVAALPGVPTAAEARLPGMQVSQWWALVAPARTPTAVVNRLADEVRTALASPQTRARLDSQGIDLQASTPAQLGDRLRAEVDRWGNLVKQSGIQPE comes from the coding sequence ATGAAGCTGCGTTACCTGCTGACCGCCATCACTTGCTGCATCGCGGCCCATATGCCGGCGGCGCTGGCTGCCTATCCGGAAAAATCGATCCGGCTGATCGTTCCCTGGGCCGCCGGCGGCAGTACCGATGCGCTGGCGCGCGCGGTCGCGCAGCGCTTGAGCGAATCGATGGGCCAGCCGGTGGTGGTCGACAACCGCGCCGGGGCCTCCGGCCGCATCGGCGCCGACACGCTGGCCAAGTCCGCGCCGGATGGCTACACGCTGGGCGTGATCGAACTGGCGCACACCGTTGCACCGTCGGTGTTCCGCCAGATGCCCTACGATGTGTTGCGCGACTTCGCGCCGGTGTCACTGCTGGGCGAGGCGCCGCTGATCCTGTTCGCGGACAGCGCGCAATATCGTGCCGGAGAGATCCAGCGCTTCCTGGCGGACTCGCGCAAGGCGGGAACGCCGCTGCAGCTTGCCACCAGCGGCAACGGCTCGATCAGCCATCTGGCCGCCAAGATGCTGGAAAGCCAGGTGGGGATCCCGGTCGACGCCGTGCCGTACCGCGGTTCGGCGCCGGCGCTGACCGATGTCTCCGCGCAACTGGTCAAGGGGCATTTCGCCACGCTGGCAAGCGGCAGCAGCCTGCTGGGCGGCAACAAGATCTCGGCGCTGATGGTGACCGGCCCGGTGCGCGTGGCCGCGCTGCCCGGCGTGCCGACCGCCGCCGAAGCCAGGCTGCCCGGCATGCAGGTCAGCCAGTGGTGGGCCCTGGTCGCGCCGGCGCGGACACCGACGGCGGTGGTGAACCGGCTTGCCGACGAAGTCCGCACGGCGCTGGCGAGTCCGCAGACCCGGGCCCGGCTAGACAGCCAGGGCATCGACCTGCAAGCGTCGACGCCCGCCCAACTCGGCGACCGGCTGCGCGCGGAGGTGGACCGCTGGGGGAATCTGGTGAAGCAATCGGGTATTCAACCTGAATAA
- a CDS encoding LysR family transcriptional regulator, translating to MAGVEVARVYARPRSRGTCAPMIDLSKTYRVEMETAADSGISARQVEVFRMVMRLGSARRAAEALHISQPAVTQIVLQLEKAARLRLFDRSKGRMVPTPEAASLMDEVERVYVGLDAVQRRIDQLRAHEDTVLRVGVLHAMASSVMPAAVADFVHSYPRVRCQLEVDSSRGLRERLLQRELDIAFMGDEADTSGLTASEFYAVQAVCVAPATHPFAARAKVGIEDLVDVPLIGLDAADPAQRGLQACFAELGIAPRFVATTPYSHTQCSLALAGAGLAITNPLVARTYVALGLRSVPLSAPIRFRAILAFHPGLGQSTAAQQFVSLCRQRLADLQ from the coding sequence ATGGCCGGAGTGGAAGTGGCTCGAGTCTATGCCAGGCCACGCTCCCGTGGCACATGCGCGCCGATGATCGACTTAAGTAAAACTTATAGGGTAGAGATGGAGACAGCCGCTGATTCAGGCATCAGCGCCCGCCAGGTCGAGGTGTTCCGCATGGTCATGCGCCTGGGATCGGCGCGGCGCGCCGCAGAAGCCTTGCATATCAGCCAGCCCGCCGTGACGCAGATCGTGCTGCAGCTCGAAAAGGCCGCGCGGCTGAGGCTGTTCGACCGCAGCAAGGGGCGCATGGTGCCGACACCCGAGGCGGCATCCTTGATGGATGAAGTCGAACGCGTCTATGTCGGCCTCGACGCCGTGCAACGCCGGATCGATCAATTGCGCGCGCATGAGGATACGGTGCTGCGCGTGGGGGTATTGCACGCCATGGCGTCCAGCGTGATGCCGGCGGCGGTGGCGGACTTCGTCCACAGCTATCCGCGCGTTCGTTGCCAGCTTGAGGTCGACAGCTCCCGCGGCCTGCGCGAGCGCTTGCTGCAGCGCGAACTCGATATCGCCTTCATGGGCGACGAAGCGGACACCAGCGGCCTGACCGCTTCCGAGTTCTACGCGGTGCAGGCCGTCTGCGTCGCGCCGGCAACGCATCCGTTCGCCGCACGCGCGAAAGTGGGAATCGAAGACCTGGTCGACGTGCCGCTGATCGGCCTGGACGCCGCCGATCCCGCGCAACGCGGGCTGCAGGCGTGCTTTGCCGAACTTGGCATCGCGCCGCGCTTCGTGGCGACGACCCCGTACAGCCATACGCAGTGCTCGCTGGCCCTGGCCGGTGCCGGCCTGGCGATCACCAATCCCCTCGTCGCCCGTACCTATGTGGCGCTCGGGCTGCGCAGCGTACCCCTGAGCGCGCCGATTCGATTCCGCGCCATCCTGGCCTTCCATCCGGGCCTGGGGCAATCGACCGCTGCGCAGCAGTTTGTCAGCCTGTGCCGCCAGCGCCTGGCCGATCTGCAGTGA
- a CDS encoding response regulator, with protein MALRILLADDHPLVSAAVADRLHTQTGWEVCGSVTSATALLNSIDSLRPDVVITDYHMPAQGERNSDGLRLLASLRRRHPSMAVIVLTMITNPLVLRSILDTQVHGLVLKDAPLTELVTVVYRIQRGFHYIGKSAMEVLSQADPGSLAGAGRAGAERLSRREMEVLRLYLTGRSVSEIAIQLCRSVKTISRQKNCAMQKLGVTNDRELFEFAALNGLLLSG; from the coding sequence ATGGCATTGAGGATCCTGCTTGCCGATGACCACCCGCTGGTCTCGGCGGCCGTCGCCGACCGCCTGCACACCCAGACCGGCTGGGAAGTCTGCGGCAGCGTGACCAGCGCGACGGCGCTGCTCAACAGCATCGACAGCCTGCGCCCCGATGTCGTCATCACGGACTACCACATGCCCGCGCAGGGCGAACGCAACAGCGACGGACTGCGGCTGCTGGCAAGCCTGCGGCGGCGGCATCCGTCAATGGCGGTGATCGTGCTGACCATGATCACCAACCCGCTGGTGCTGCGCTCGATCCTCGACACCCAGGTGCACGGACTGGTGCTGAAGGACGCCCCGCTGACCGAACTGGTCACGGTCGTGTACCGCATCCAGCGCGGCTTTCATTACATCGGCAAGTCGGCCATGGAGGTGCTGTCGCAGGCCGACCCGGGCAGTCTGGCAGGTGCTGGCCGGGCCGGCGCGGAACGCCTGTCGCGGCGTGAAATGGAAGTACTGCGGCTATACCTGACCGGGCGCTCGGTCAGCGAGATCGCGATCCAGCTGTGCCGCAGCGTCAAGACCATCAGCCGGCAGAAGAACTGCGCCATGCAGAAGCTCGGCGTCACCAACGACCGCGAGCTGTTCGAGTTTGCCGCGCTCAACGGCCTGCTGCTTAGCGGTTGA
- a CDS encoding pyridoxal-phosphate dependent enzyme, with translation MQGLRCITCHARYALDDMPEGCPACAAAGHPSSLEAVYDAQALHFAPKSGSYTWGRWQPYLDGVSLGEGATPCLRVPALASLAGVASVWIKNEGANPTGSHKDRMSAQAVSRALDIGAREVVLASSGNAAVSAAAYCAAAGLDCEVATYQALPAVFDAALRHYGARRVVCDNGHARWAHVRRRVRDDGAFALTNYSVPAVGSPVFGVEGYRAVALEWVAQGCRPDHVIVPTARGDLLWGIYSALRDLAALGHLPKLPRLWAVEPFPRLSRVLAGASQQSDFAGTTIQFSTAGSTVTAQQVLAVRRSGGGAVVVDDAAARDGTRHLAAAGFWVELCAGAGLAAAQSLRADGRIDRTEAVMLLLTARGDRDPGQA, from the coding sequence ATGCAGGGGTTGCGATGCATCACCTGCCACGCCCGCTATGCGCTCGACGACATGCCGGAAGGCTGCCCGGCCTGCGCCGCCGCCGGTCATCCAAGCAGCCTCGAAGCGGTCTACGACGCCCAGGCACTGCATTTTGCACCGAAAAGCGGAAGTTATACATGGGGGCGCTGGCAGCCCTACCTGGACGGCGTATCCCTTGGCGAGGGCGCGACGCCTTGCCTTCGGGTGCCAGCCTTGGCGTCGCTGGCCGGCGTGGCGTCGGTCTGGATCAAGAACGAAGGGGCGAACCCGACCGGATCGCACAAGGACCGCATGTCGGCGCAGGCCGTCAGCCGGGCCCTCGATATCGGCGCGCGCGAGGTGGTGCTGGCATCCAGCGGCAATGCCGCGGTGTCAGCGGCGGCCTATTGCGCCGCCGCGGGGCTGGACTGCGAAGTTGCGACTTACCAGGCGCTGCCCGCCGTATTCGACGCTGCGTTACGCCATTACGGCGCACGGCGCGTCGTCTGCGATAACGGCCATGCGCGCTGGGCGCATGTGCGCCGGCGCGTCCGGGACGACGGTGCCTTCGCGCTGACCAACTACAGCGTGCCGGCGGTGGGCAGCCCGGTATTCGGCGTGGAAGGCTACCGGGCCGTTGCGCTGGAATGGGTGGCGCAAGGGTGCCGGCCCGACCATGTGATCGTGCCGACCGCGCGCGGAGACCTGCTGTGGGGCATCTATAGCGCGCTGCGGGACCTGGCTGCGCTGGGGCACCTGCCGAAGCTGCCGCGCCTCTGGGCGGTCGAGCCGTTTCCACGGCTGTCGCGCGTGCTGGCGGGAGCGTCGCAGCAGTCCGACTTCGCCGGCACGACGATTCAGTTCTCCACCGCCGGCTCCACCGTGACCGCCCAACAGGTCCTTGCCGTCAGGCGCTCGGGCGGCGGCGCGGTGGTGGTCGACGACGCGGCGGCACGCGATGGCACCCGCCATCTTGCGGCCGCGGGATTCTGGGTCGAACTGTGCGCCGGCGCCGGCCTTGCCGCGGCGCAGTCATTGCGCGCCGACGGGCGCATCGACCGGACCGAAGCCGTGATGCTGCTGCTGACCGCGCGCGGCGACCGCGATCCGGGCCAGGCATGA
- a CDS encoding MarR family winged helix-turn-helix transcriptional regulator: MELERQSVAVLQQFGRTYRAYAGAFEQRMGLPLPRWRILHALHHQEGAIGQKALADLVVMDPGALTRQLKAMQELGWVERTTSERDNRVTHVTLSPAGREVVARAMPLRSAFLEDVLSEVSPTTMRELSRGLARLEAGIAHAQARAAEQADAA; encoded by the coding sequence ATGGAACTGGAGCGACAGAGCGTGGCCGTATTGCAGCAGTTCGGCCGAACCTACCGCGCCTATGCGGGGGCGTTCGAGCAGCGCATGGGACTGCCCTTGCCGCGCTGGCGCATCCTGCATGCGCTGCATCACCAGGAGGGCGCCATCGGCCAGAAGGCGCTGGCCGACCTGGTCGTCATGGATCCCGGTGCGCTGACGCGCCAGCTCAAGGCCATGCAGGAACTGGGCTGGGTCGAGCGCACCACGTCCGAGCGCGACAACCGCGTGACCCATGTCACGCTGTCGCCGGCCGGGCGCGAGGTGGTGGCGCGCGCCATGCCGCTGCGCTCGGCCTTTCTCGAGGATGTGCTGTCCGAGGTCTCGCCCACGACCATGCGCGAACTGTCGCGCGGCCTGGCGCGCCTGGAGGCGGGCATTGCCCACGCACAGGCCCGCGCGGCGGAGCAGGCCGACGCGGCCTGA